The sequence GAGATTTACGACTGGGCCGAGACGCGGGCGGTATCGGTGGATCGCGAGCTTTTAAAAAAGTACTACCGGGAGGTTACCCGGGCAGTCGATGAGCTCAAGATAAAAAACCCGGTGAGCGTCGACGTGCTGCTGGGAATGGAAGGGGTGATCAGCCGCGAGAAATCGGTTCTCCAGGAGAAGAGCCGGAATGAGGTCTTCAAGGCGGTCGAGGCGGCCATGGAAATGGCAATCAGGATGCGCCGGAGGGAAGGGGCGTCCACAGCCCGCGATTTGAAGAAATCGCTGGACGAGATCGCGGGCCGGGTGAAGACGATCGAAAAACGCTCGGGCGAGATGGCGCGCGGCCTCTACGAGAAGCTCACGAAAAGCATCGAGGCAATAGCGGGCGCGAAGATCGAGGACACAAGGCTGTACACGGAAGTCGCGATACTCGCCGACAAGCACGATGTCAACGAGGAGATCATGCGGCTGAAAGACCACATGGTGAAGTTTCGCCAGGTGATGAAGGAGAACGAGCAGGTGGGCAAGAAGCTGGACTTCCTTGCCCAGGAGATGTTTCGCGAGATCAACACGATAGGCTCCAAGGCGAACAGCTCCGAGATAGCGCACCTCGTGGTCGACATGAAGAATCATATCGACAAGATACGCGAGCAATGCAGAAATATCGTATAGGGTGTGCAGGATGAAGACAACCCTCATTAATATCGGATTTGGCAACGCCGTTGTAGCCGGGCGCGTCATCGGCGTGATCACCCCGCAGTCCGCTTCCGGGAAGCGCATTCGGGAAGAGGCCAAGGATAACAAACTGCTTATCGACGCCACCCATGGCCGGAAGACCAGGGCCATAATAATCATGGACAGCGGTCACATAGTCCTGTCCGCCATGCAGCCCGAGACCCTTTCCAACCGACTATCGAGCGATGCCGAATAGCCGCCTATCGATCGTCGTCTCCGCCCCCTCGGGAGCCGGCAAGAGCACCATAATCCGCGCCCTCCTTAAATTGGAGACGGGGCTGGAATTCTCAATTTCGACTACGACACGCCCGCCGCGCCCGGACGAGAAGGAAGGGGTGGATTACCACTTCGTATCGGAAGGGGATTTCGAGGATATGAAGAGGCACGATGAGTTCCTGGAATGGGCGATAGTTCACAACAACAAATATGCTACCTCTAAAAAAGAGGTTGACAGGATACACCGCATGGGAAAAATCCCCATATTCGACGTGGATGTACAGGGTGCCCGCGGCCTCAAAGCACGGCTGGAGAACGGGGTATTCGTGTTTGTCGTACCCCCTTCACCGTCGGTTCTACAAAAACGCCTGCGTGACAGAAATACGGAAACGGAAGATACGCTCAGGGTCCGAATGCGCACAATGGTCACCGAGTTGCAGGAATACGGAAATTTTGACTATATTGTGATCAATGACGATGTCGGGCGTGCCGTAAATGATTTCAGGGCTATCATCCAGGCCGAACGATGCAGGACGCGCCGGATGGAGCCATTTATCAGGGAGTGGGAGGTCGCACGTGATAATTCCTTTGGAAAAGCTGATAGCGTATAACCAGAACAGATATATCTTCTCGCGCGCAACGATGGTGATGGTGGATAAAATCGGGAACATCAAGGAGTACCCCGAGGAAGACACGAACTGGAAGGTTGTGCCCAATATCCTGCTTCTGGCGTTGAACGAGACTATCAAGTTTAAGCTGGGCGTGGAAGAATAAATCCGGGGCGTACGCGCTCCGTTTATAAGGAAAATAGCAAGATAAAAGCTGTTGCAGTCGTTGGACCGACCGCATCCGGGAAAACGGACCTCTCCCTCATGATCGGCGGCGGGCATTTCGAGATAGTATCGGCGGATTCCGTCCAGGTTTACCGGCTTCTCGATATCGGAAGCGGAAAGCCGGCCCCCGCGCAGCGGGAATCCGTCGTTCATCATCTGGTGGATATCGTGGACCCCGATTTCCCCTTTACCGCGGGAGATTACTGCCGCGCGGCGCGGGAAGCGATGCTGGTCATCGAGGAGCGGGGCAAAATACCGCTTTTCGTGGGCGGCACCGGTCTTTACATAGACGCCTTCTTCAAGGGCCTGGCGGAGATACCGCGTATCGACGGCCTCGTCAAGGAGGGGCTTTCCATGGAGATGGAGGTGCGGGGTCTCCCGGCGCTGTACGAAGAGCTCGGGGATATCGACGCCCCCTTCGCGGCGAGAATACATCCCAATGATCGCCAGCGCGTTCTAAGGGGACTGGAGGTGTTCAGGGGAACGGGCATCCCGCTCAGCGAATGGTTCAAAGGAACCGCGGGGGCCGATTCGCCGGAAGTCCTGTATATAGGGCTCAATCCCGACCGGGGGCTTTTGTATCGGCGCATCGACGCGCGGGTGGACCGCATGATGGAGCGGGGCTTCCTGGACGAGGTAAAGGCGCTCAGGGGCAGGGGATACGGCCCGGGGCTCAAGTCCATGAAGTCCATCGGCTACGCGGAGCTGAATTCCCACCTGGACGGGGGGCCGGGGTTTCCGGAGACCGTCGAGAAGATTAAGCTCGAAACCAGGCGGTACGCGAAACGCCAGATGACGTGGTTCAGGAAGAACCGGGAGGTGCGCTGGTTCGAGGAATTTGATCTTGCAAAAATAAAGTCCCTGATATACTCATGGTTGGAAATTAAAATATAAAGGAACCGTTCTCCGGCCGTCTGTCAAAAATTTTACTACGGGGATGTACAGATGTTAAAACAAACAAAGAATCTGCAGGACAATTATCTCAATCTCGCCCGCAAGGAGAGGGTGGACATGACCATCTATCTCATGAACGGCGTGCCGATCAAGGGGAAAGTACTGAGCTTTGATAATTTCACCATCCTCGTGGAGGTTGACAAGCGGCAGAACCTGATTTACAAGCATGCCGTATCCACGATCGTTCCGATAAAGCCGCTGCAATACCGCGAAGAGGAGATATAACGGTTCGGGGCGTGAAATGAGACGACCATATGGAATCTGGGTCGCGCTGATCCTGCTGCTTTTCATCGGGTATGCGTATTTTACCGCGGTGATCAAAATCGCGCCGGACGAGTATGCGGTTTCGGAAAACCAGCAGAACGGCGAATGCCTGCTCCTGGCGCCGGGCTACAATTTCCTGCCGCACGCCCTCATTCCGGGGAGGGTCTCCCTCACCCGGTTTCCGTGCAGGGTGTCCGAGCTGGTGGAGATCCGGCTTCCCATTCCGCCCCTTGACGAGCTTAACAGCGAGTATTACTCGATACGCATGCCGATCACCCTTGCAGTCGAAGCCGATCCGGCCCGGCTTCTTGTCGATCCGGTTCGTCTCGTGAAGGACAGACACGCGGTGATCGCCCTGTGCAAAAGGGCGCTCGAAGGTTTCTTTATGAAGGAATTCTCGCCCTACCTGGCGCCCGATTTCAACAGGGACGCCTTGATAGCGGCGATGGACGCCATGTTCAAATCGGCGCATGAGAAGCTCGCCGTGTATGCGGAGCGCCAGGGACTGCGCATCATTGCGCTGGATAGGTCGGGCGCGCTGATCGTGCCGGGGTATGGGACCTATTACGAGGGCCTCCGCTACCTGGATGAGCTTCGGGTTCTTGAAAAGAACAACCGCAAGGAGATGATCGCGCTCAATGCAGGACTGGAACGCGAGAAGCTGGCGAGGAAGGAGTTCATAGAAAAGCTCTCCGAGATAGCCCGCCTCATCAAATCGAATCCGGACCTCCTGAAATATATTTATATTGACAGGCTGGGGGACAATGTGAAAGTGATCATTGCACCCGAAAAAAGCGGGATGCCGCTGGGACTTGGCTTGGAACAGCCGGCCGAGAAAGAACCCAGGAAAACCGAAGTCGATAACCTGCGCTAGTCGCATGGTGAACGGATATTTTATTATTTGACCAGAAGGAGAGGGCTATGCCTTGCGGTAGAAAGAAAAAGAGAAAGAAGATCGCGAACCATAAACGGAAGAAGAGAAGAAGACAGAATCGTCATAAGAAAAAATAGACGCATAACGGAATCGCGAGCGCCAGGGGAGATTGGTTGATGTGCAATGCGCCGGCCAATCTCCTTTGTGTATGCGCCTCGCGAGGTGTACCGCGGAACCGGTAGAAGGGACATGACGGCACGGAAAATCAAAAAGAGCCCCTCGCAAAAAGATTCCAAGGAATCCGGATGGAAGAGGCGTGCCTCCGAGATGCGCGGCTACCAGATGGCGTATTTTATGACGACGGCGTCCGGGGATTACCTCCGTGTGGACTTCAACCTCAAGGAAAAGCGGATACGCCTCTTCATCGAGGACGCGAACGAAGGGGGGAACCCCTATTACGCGGTTGTAACCAACGGCAAGGTCATGACCGAAAAAAACGTCACCACCGGCAGGGAATCGGGGGTGATGGACAGGCTGGTAGAGAGGGCGGAATACTTCAACACCCTGCCCCCGCGCGACGTGCGCAATGCCGTTCGCGCGGTTCTGGACCAGCAGCGGAAGCCCAGCGCGAAATCGGCCGAAGTAACCGATAAAAAAGAAGGCAGGCAGGAGCTCCTGGAGCGCACCCGGCGCCGGTACTTTAAGGAAGAGGACGCCCAGGGATTCGAAACCGGCGAACCGTCTATTCGCCGGGAGGCCCCAAGACTTTTCAAGGAACTGATCGACGTGATCCTGGGGCTCGCGATCTGTATGGGCTTGTATTTTTATAACCGCGACTTCGTAATCGTGGGTATAACCGCCGGTGTTTTCGGGATGGGCATAGGAGCCTTCGACATGCTTGTCCGCGGCAGGGAGCCGTCGGTGATCAAGGTAATCCTTTTCCTGGCGGCCGGCCTGACCTCATACGTCTACGGGTACTATTACTTCTGATCCCGCCGGCCTCATTTTTTCCCTACCCCGGAATTTGTTCTTGAAATGTGCAACGGGCGTCGCTAGGATACTTCCAGGCGACGACATTCGGCCGGAGGACTTGCCACGATGGAAAAGACAGATAAAACCTCTACCTCCCTGCAAATCGTTTGTTTCAAGATTGGCAAGGAAGAGTACGGTATCGACATCCTGAAGGTCCAGGAGATATTGAAGCTCCCGAAAGTCACCCTGCTTCCCAAGTCGGCGGATCATATACTGGGCGTCATCGATCTGCGCGGGAAGGTGATTCCCATAATCAACCTGAGCAGGCGTTTCCGGATCGAGGAGAGCGGCGACCGTTCGGACAAGCGCGCGATCGTGGTGGACATCCGCGGGAAAAAGGTAGGACTCGCGATCGATTCCGTGAGCCACGTGGTTAAGGTCGAGTCGAAGGATATCGAGCCGCCGCCCCCCGTGGTCAAGGGCATATCGGGACGCTACATCGTGGGCATCGCAAAACTCGAAGACGGGTTCGTAATAGTGCTGGATATCGAACAGATTTTCACCATGGAAGAGTTAGCGGTCTAAGCCCTTCGCCTCCCGGAATTTCCTGGTCGCATCGGCCATTATTTCCTTGAGCGCAATCCCCGATTCCCGCGCGCATGCCTGGCAATCCTCGTATTCCGGCTGAACGTTGACAAGCTCGCCCCTGTAATAGCCCGTCTTTATTCGAATCTCCCTGCCGGCGATCGTGACGGACTCGAACTTGCGTTCGAGGATTTCCCGGTCCACGGGGAACGATCGAATACCCAGCGTCGTCGTCTCCCTGAAGATCATCTCCCCCAGGCGGCCGCGCAGTCCTTCCGGAGCAAGCACGGTCACCAGCGTTCCCGGCCGGCCCTTTTTCATGATAACCGGGGCGATGTACGCGTCACGTGCCCCAAGCTCGATCGCCCGGGCGATAAGGTGGGGATATATCTGCGGATTCATGTCGTCGATGGTGAACTCGATCTGGAGGAGGCTTTGAGCGGGTTCGCCGGCTTCGACCAGGATCGCCCTCGTGTACGAGGGGACGCCGTAATCCCTGGTGCCGAATCCCACGCCCGACCCGAGCGTAACGTACCCGGCCGTCCCTTGTATCTGCGCCCCGAGCGCGACGAGAATGGCAGCGGCGGTGGGGGTGATCATTTCCCCGGTGCGGGGCGTGATGCGGATGCGAAAGCCCCGGCTGAGCTCGAGCACCGCGGGAACGGGCTCGGGCATTTCGCCGTGCCGGGTGACGACCGTGCCGGAGCCGAAACAGAAATCGGTGAAGAGTATTGTGCCGATACCGAGCATCCGCACGCCCAGGCAAAAAGCGGCGATGTCGACGATGCTGTCCAGCGCTCCCACCTCGTGAAAATGCACGTGTTCGATTTCGGAGCCATGAACCGCTGCCTCGGCGCGGGCGAGGGTGGTGAAGACCTTCATGATGTCGTCCTTTTCGCCGCGCTCCAGATTCGCGGCCTCCATGATCGCGCGGATATCCGAAAGGTGCCGTTCGCGGGTCTCTTCGCGCGCCGATACGCCGGCACGCATTCCCCGGATGTGGTGCTTGATTATGCGGTCCGGGCGCAGCTCCCAGCCTGAAAGCCCGAGGCCCTGGAGGCGCGTACGCAGTGCGTCCGGGTCCAGTCCCAGGTCCAGCAGCGCGGCGAGCAGCATGTCCCCCGAAGCGCCCAGTTGGATGTCGAAGATGACCGCCTTCACGGGGCCGGCTCCGCAAGCTTCGCTGCGGCGCGGAGTATCTTGAAGGCGAGAAAGGCGGCGCCAAAACCGTTGTCGATATTCATCACGGCGACGCCCGGGACGCACGAATTGAGCATCCCCAGGAGGGGCGCGAGTCCCTGGAACGAGGCCCCGTATCCCACCGAGGTGGGAACCGCGATCACCGGTGCCTGGACGAGCCCGGCCACGACCGAGGCAAGGGCGCCCTCCATACCCGCGACCACGATCACGACGGATGCCGACTCGATCTGCTCCCGGTAATGCATGAGGCGGTGTATGCCGGCGACGCCGATGTCGCCCTGCGTGGCGGCATCCAGCCCGAGCATGCGTGCGGTTTCCTCCGCCTCGCCCGCGACGGGAAGGTCGGAGGTGCCGGCGGTGACGATAAGCACTTTTCCCCTGATTTTTTCGGGCTCGTGGACGAGCGCCGTGACGGTTCGGGCGGTTTCGTGGTAAACCGCGGCGGGAATCGCGGCCTTGATCGCGTCGCTGGTCTCCCTGTTGGCGCGGGTCGCGAGCAGGTTGGAGCCCCTGGCGACGATCTTTCCGGCGATGGCCGCGGACTGTGCGGGGGTCTTCCCCTCGCAGAAGATCACCTCCGGGAATCCCCAGCGCAGCTCCCGGTGATGATCGATTTTCGCGAACGAGAGATCTTCAAACTGGAGCGACGCGAGCGCCGATACGACTTCCCGCTCCTCGATATCGCCCCGCTTGAAACGGGCAAGCATTTCCTTGAGCTGCGATTCTCGCATGGGGGTCAGTATGCCGCGATTAATATAGTTTCGATTTCGTCCCGGGAGAGCGGTCGGGGCGCGTTTTCCAGGAAGGGATAGGAGAGCGCGATTTCCGCGATGCGCGAAAATTCGGTCTTGGGCAGGTCGAAGTGGGACAGGCGTTGGGGTATGTCTGTGTCGATCTCGAGCTTCCGGACGCCCTCGACCGCCTTAATGGCGGCCTCGATGACCGTGATTTCCCGCACGTCCTCGTCCATGACCTTGGACATCTGCACGTACTTGCCGGGGGAGGAGGTGAGATTGTATTCCATGACATGCGGGAGAAGGAGGGCCATCGCCTGGGGGACCGTGACGTCGGTCCTTGATGACAGGGCGAGCGCGATCGCCATGCTTACCGACAGGTTGCAGACGGTAAACGCGATGCCGGACATCACGGACGCCATCGCCAGGTTCGCGCGCGCCGTGATGTTCGCCGGTTCCCGGTATGCCAGGGGCAGGAACTTGAAGGTAAGGTCGATCGCCTTGAGCGCGTAGGTATTCACCATCTGGTTGGTGGTTTTGGAAATGACCGATTCCGTGGCCAGGGACAGCGCCGAAATGCTCGCGTACGCGGTGGATTCGTCGTCGATCACCGTCGAGAAGGAGGGATCGATCACCGTGGCGCGCGGGTAGAGATACCTGTGGGCGTATACCTGCTTGAAATGGTTCTTGATTTCGTTGATATAGAGCTGCGGTAAAATCTCGAACCCGAACACGGGTTGCGTGGGTATGGTCACCAGCGGCAGCGGCGCATTCACGTGCGGGTTCTCGAAGAGATCGTCGCAGAACAGGAAGTTGGTCGCGAGCAGGGAGACCGCCTTTGCGACATTTATTGAATCGATCCCCCCGAACCCGAGGATCACGTCGCAATGGGACTTCTTGGCGAAATAGGTGGCGGAATCGACGTACTCGGTATTGGGGGAATCCACAAGGTCATCGTACACGATGAGAGAGACCTCGGAACCGTGAAGGCTGTGGGAGACGCGGTCGAGCGCCTCCGAAAATTTCTGGAGATCGCGCGGGGTGGTGATTATGAGCGCGCGCGACCCGATCGCGCTCACGATGCCCCCGAGCTCGGATACGACGTCCTGCTTGAGGTAGACCTCGGTCGGGATATAGAAATCGGGGACGGTGATGGATTTAATCGCGGTGGCCATTTTCTGCAGGGATAAAAAAAGCGGATGGTTTCCTCCGCTTTTTCCTCATCATGATGTACCTGCTCCCTTTACTTGCGCAACAGGTAGGTGGCGATCCGGTCCGCTACCATTTTGAGCACCTGGTCGTCGTTGAACTTGTCGTAGGTGCCGTCCTGGATACGGGCCTTGATTTCCCTCACCCTCTCGGTGCGTATGTCGGGCGTTTCCTTGACGATCTGGGTGTATTTGGACAGCTCGGCCGCCTGTTTGGCCTCCGAGGAAATTTCGATCTGGTCGGCCCTTCCGGTCTCGCGCGCCTTGGGCGTCGCTTTCGTACCCTTGGGTTCGACGATGTTGTTAATGTTGCCGATTTTATCAATAACCATGGTCATTGCCCTCTTACTCTATCTGTTACAATTATCGGCGCAATTTGTCAAATCTTTAATGAATAATGACTCATCCGCACGATTCATGCCTAAATATACCGAAATCGCTGGAATTCAGCAAGCGGCCCGGGCCTTGATTCAGGCTTCATCATCTTCCGCGGGCAGGGCGGTTCCGGACGGTCGATTCCACACGGCGATGGTGAATTCGCCCTTCTGGGTGAGCCCGTCCAGCCCCTGCGCGATCTCCGGGGCCTCGCCCGTGATAATCTCTTCATGGTACTTCGTCATTTCGCGGCCGATTGCGATCCGGGACGTCGGGAATATCGTGCACAGCAGGGCAAGGAGCCTTTTTGCCCGGTACGGCGATTCGTACATGACGATTACGGACTCGATATCGCGGTAGCGCTCCAGTTCCCTCCGCATACGCCCCTCGCGCTTGCTCAGGAATCCCGTGAAGATGACGGTTTTCCCGGCGAAACCCGCCACGGACAAAAGCGTTGGGAGGGCCGATGCGCCCGGTATGGGGACAACCGGTATGCCCGCCAGGTGCGCCGCCTCGACGAGCCTTGATCCCGGATCGGAGACCCCGGGCGTTCCGGAATCGGTGAGGTAGGCGATGGATTCCCCCCCCTTCAGGACGTCGAGCGCCTCGCCGATACGGCCTTCGGACGAATGCGCGTGCAGCGAGCGCGCCGATATCTTGATCCCGTAATGTTCCAGGAGCTTGCGCGTCTGGCGCGTGTCCTCGCAGTAGACGCACTTCGTCTCTTCCCTGAGTATCCTGAGCGCCCTGAAGGTGATATCTTCCAGGTTGCCGATGGGCGAGGCTATAACATAAAGCGTTCCCGTGTTCATTCGAATTCTTCCATTTTAAAGTCAAGCGGGGCATTCCACGCCGTCGCGTCTTCCGCGTGCTCCGTGATCTCACCCAGGGAATCAATGACCGCGATGATGTCCGCGTAAGTATCCAGGTGGACGAGGGTGTCGCGGATCCGGGACGCGTTCTTTACGCCGTGCACGTAGCGCACCAGGTGCTTGCGCATGAGGATGAGGCCGTAATTCCCGAAGCGCTCTACCATGAGATCGATATGCGCGCGGATGACCGCGGCGCGCTCGGCCATGGAAGGCTGCCTGCCGCTGAATATCCAGGGATTTCCAAGCGCTCCCCTTCCGATCATGACCGCCGCGCACCCGGATTCCGCAAGGCGATGTAGCGCCTGGTCATGCGATACGATGTCCCCGTTGCCGATCACGGGAATCGAGGCGAGCGCGCGAATTTCCGCGATGGCCTCCCAATCGGCGCGGCCGGAATAGCGCTGGGACCGGGTGCGTCCGTGCACGGTCACGAAGGAAATTCCCGAACCTTCGAGCACGCGCAGGGTTTCGCGGTAATTCCTGGAATCGTCGTCCCAGCCGAGACGGATCTTCGCGGACACGGGGATGTGCGCCCGTTTTACCACGGCTGTCGCGATCTCACCCAGCAGGTCCAGGTCCCGGAGAAGCGCGGCCCCCGATCCGCTGTGGCACACCTTGGGGGCGCAGCACCCCATGTTGATGTCGATGAGATCGGGACCAAGCTCGCAGACGAGCTCGGCGGCCTGGGCCATGCGGTCCGCATCCATGCCGAATATCTGGATGCCCAGGGGACGCTCTTCGGCAGAAAAATGCATGAGCTCCATGGTCTTCCTGCATCCTCGCACTATTCCCTCGGCGCTGATGAGCTCGGTATAGGTAATTCCCGCGCCGTGACGCCGGACGATCCTCCTGAAGGGAGAATCGGTGAAGCCCGCGATGGGGGCCATCAGCAGGGGGCTTTCCAGGTGGAGTGTACCGAGTGTCGTCATAGGATATCCGCGCGTTCAGCATCCCGCCCGCGGCGTTGTATGTGCAATGATTTTTTTAGGACGCGGCCCATAAATCGGCCGACCGTGCGGTCATCCGCAATTCAATATTTTTCTTGATTTAGGAGGGAGCGCCCCCTAGGATTCGTGTATCGGACCCCCCGATATACACTAAAAATTTCCAAGGAGATTCCCGATGAAACGATTGCTCGCAATGGCGGCCGCCCTGCTTTTCGCGTGCGCCATACCGCTCATAGCGGCGGATAAGACGATCACCATTCTCCATACGAACGACTTGCATTCTCATCTCATGGGCTTTTCGCCCGAGCTCGACTATACCCCCGCGAAGGCCGGGGATGACGCCACGATAGGAGGCTACGCGCGGCTCGCGACCGCGATAAAAACGGAGCGGAAGGCGCGCACCAACCCGGTTCTTCTCCTGGACGCGGGCGACTTTACCATGGGTTCGCTGTTCCACATGGCCGCGCGCGAGGAGGCCTTCGAGCTCAGGATCATGAAGGCCATGGGATACGATATGGTCACCCTGGGAAACCATGAATTCGACCTTATGCCGAAGGGCCTCGCCGGCATATTGACCGCGGGTGCGGCGAAGGGGATGCCCGAAATCGTCTTCTCCAGCGCGATCTTTTCCGCCGAGAGCGACAAGGACGACTCGCTCGAAGCGGTTTTCAAGAAGGGTGTCGTTAAATCCTACACCGTGAAGATCATTGACGGGATTAAGGTCGGATTTTTCGGGGTGATCGGCGATATCGCGATCGGGGATTCGCCCTTCGCGTCACCGGTGAAATTCAAGAACAAGATCGAGGCGTCCAGGGAGATGGTGAAGCTCCTGCGCGAGCAGGAGAAGGCGGAGATGGTGATTTGTATCTCGCACAGCGGGCTTTACCTTGGCAGCGAATCGGAGGACGAGGCGCTCGCAAAGCAGGTACCGGGTATTGACGTGATTGTAAGCGGGCACACCCACACCATGCAGGACAAGCCCCTGCTGGTGAACGGCGTGATAATCGTGCAGGCCTACGAATACGGCAAGTTTTTAGGCGTACTGGACGTGGCCTGGGCAAACGGAAAGGCGAGTGTGGAAAAGTACAAGCTCGTCGAAATAAACGACAGCATCCCCGCCGACATGACCATCCAGGGCCAGATCGACGGGTTCATCGCGTACATCGACCAGGCCGTGCTGCGCGAGCATAACCTTTCATACTGGAAGGTGATCGCGGAAACCGGATTCGATCTTAAAACGATCGAGGACGAGTCCCCGATAGGCAATCTCATCACCGACTCGATCCGCTGGTATGTGAACAAATACGATTCCGATCCCGCGGACCCGGTGACGAAAGTGGCGCTGGGCGTGGAATCGAACGGGGTCATCCGTGACCACCTGCTCAAGGGAAAAACCGGGAAGGTGTGCGTGGCGGACGTGTTCCGCACCATCCCGCTGGGCGTGGGCATGGACGACACGATGGCCTATCCCCTTGTCACCATCTACGTGTACGCATCCGAGATCAAAAAGGCCTTGGAAGTGCTCACCAGCATATATCCCATGAAGGGGAATGATTACTTCCTGCAGTTGTCGGGGGTCAAGTTCACCTACAATCCGCACCGCGTGATTTTCGACCGTGTCACGGAGATATGGCTGGGGAGCGAAGAAGAGGGGTTCAAGGAGCTCGATTACTCGAGCGGCAACACCCAGCTCTACCGCATCGCCGCGAACATCTACGATACGACCTTCCTCAAAGTCGTGGGGGACTACACCTTCCATTTCCTCGACATAGTTCCCAAAGACCGCAAAGGCCAGACCGTTACGAGCCTGGTCGATCAGCGCGTCGATGCCGACAAGAACAAGCCCGGTATCCAGGAGCTTAAGGAATGGGTGGGGGTGATGGATTTTATCCGCTCCTTCAAGGATACGGATAACGACGGTACGCCGGATATTCCCGCGAAATACGCGAAGTCCCAGGGCAGGATCGTGAAGCAGCCGAGCTGGAATCCGGTATCGCTTCTTTCGAGGGGCACCAAGCTTACCTGGATCGCGTTCGCCGCGTTTATCGTGTTTATTGCGCTCATTGCGCTTGTCGTGCGTATAGTGCGAAAAAAATTCATGGTAAAAGAAATGAGTTAGTTTTTTCAGGCCCTCGTCCGGATTAAGGGTGGGGGCCGGTGCTTCACGGCATTGAATCGATAAGGGGCGGCGGTCCTCCACACAAGGACCGCCGCCCCTTTTTTTTGGGTGTGCGGATTTGTCCCGGGGGAAGACATGTTTGCACAGGCGGTTTCATTCGCGACGCAGGGGATCGATGCGCACGTAGTGGAGATCGAGGTCGATATCGTGAAGGGATTGCCCGGCTTCATCATCGTGGGCCTGCCGGATTCCACGATACGCGAGGCGAGGGAGCGTATCCGCTCCGCGGTTGAAAATTCAGGATACGAGTTTCCCCCTAAAAATTACGTGGTAAACCTTGCGCCCGCCGGTTTCAGGAAACAGGGGGCGAATTTCGATCTCCCGATCGCCCTGGCCATTTTGAAAGCGACCGGGCAGCTGGCCTGCGAGCTTCGCGCGATGCCCATGGTGGGGGAGCTCGCCCTGAACGGCCGTGTGAAACCCGTGAGGGGAATCATCTCCATGGCGATCAGGCTCATGCGTCACGGGTATGAAAGGATAGTCGTTCCCCATGAAAACCGGAACGAGGCGGCGGCCATCGAGGGAATCGCGATATTCCCCGTTTCGTCGATCGCCGAGGCGATCGAGGCTTGCCGCGGGAACGTCCCGCATTACCGGGGAGGCCCCGGCCCCTGCCGCGAATCCCTGTTCAGGAACGATTTCAGTGAGGTGCGGGGACAGGAAACCGCGAAACGCGCTATCGAGATCGCGGCTGCAGGGCACCACAATATCCTCTTGTACGGTCCCCCCGGATCGGGCAAAACCATGCTCGCGCGGCGCATCCCCACGATCCTGCCCGCCATCACGAGGGAGCAGGCGATCGGCAGCACGATGATCCATTCGCTGGGGGGCATGCTGGGCCCCGGGGAGGGGCTCATCACGGAGCCGCCCTTCAGGGCGCCGCATCACACGAGCTCCGACGCGGCGCTGGTGGGCGGGGGAAGGATACCCTCGGTCGGGGAGATTTCCCTTGCGCATAACGGTATTCTGTTCCTGGACGAGTTCGTTGAA is a genomic window of Spirochaetota bacterium containing:
- a CDS encoding bifunctional metallophosphatase/5'-nucleotidase, which gives rise to MKRLLAMAAALLFACAIPLIAADKTITILHTNDLHSHLMGFSPELDYTPAKAGDDATIGGYARLATAIKTERKARTNPVLLLDAGDFTMGSLFHMAAREEAFELRIMKAMGYDMVTLGNHEFDLMPKGLAGILTAGAAKGMPEIVFSSAIFSAESDKDDSLEAVFKKGVVKSYTVKIIDGIKVGFFGVIGDIAIGDSPFASPVKFKNKIEASREMVKLLREQEKAEMVICISHSGLYLGSESEDEALAKQVPGIDVIVSGHTHTMQDKPLLVNGVIIVQAYEYGKFLGVLDVAWANGKASVEKYKLVEINDSIPADMTIQGQIDGFIAYIDQAVLREHNLSYWKVIAETGFDLKTIEDESPIGNLITDSIRWYVNKYDSDPADPVTKVALGVESNGVIRDHLLKGKTGKVCVADVFRTIPLGVGMDDTMAYPLVTIYVYASEIKKALEVLTSIYPMKGNDYFLQLSGVKFTYNPHRVIFDRVTEIWLGSEEEGFKELDYSSGNTQLYRIAANIYDTTFLKVVGDYTFHFLDIVPKDRKGQTVTSLVDQRVDADKNKPGIQELKEWVGVMDFIRSFKDTDNDGTPDIPAKYAKSQGRIVKQPSWNPVSLLSRGTKLTWIAFAAFIVFIALIALVVRIVRKKFMVKEMS
- a CDS encoding ATP-binding protein: MFAQAVSFATQGIDAHVVEIEVDIVKGLPGFIIVGLPDSTIREARERIRSAVENSGYEFPPKNYVVNLAPAGFRKQGANFDLPIALAILKATGQLACELRAMPMVGELALNGRVKPVRGIISMAIRLMRHGYERIVVPHENRNEAAAIEGIAIFPVSSIAEAIEACRGNVPHYRGGPGPCRESLFRNDFSEVRGQETAKRAIEIAAAGHHNILLYGPPGSGKTMLARRIPTILPAITREQAIGSTMIHSLGGMLGPGEGLITEPPFRAPHHTSSDAALVGGGRIPSVGEISLAHNGILFLDEFVEFRTNVIQALRQPLEDSEITIARASGSVTFPADFMLVASSNPCRCGFLFDPETACSCPPSSVKNYFRKISGPILDRIDIEVMVPRVPYRDLMDGGGGEPSSEIRERVLRAREIQSRRFGPGGTSCNARMSNPEVKRYCALTDDTVAVMESAMGRMNLSARSFFRLLKVARTIADLGGSDSIEKRNLLEALSYKNLQRSYEV